From a region of the Enterobacter sp. JBIWA008 genome:
- the pphA gene encoding protein-serine/threonine phosphatase encodes MYQRIEGGMWRHVWVVSDIHGCYQWLMDELKRRHFNPYEDLLISVGDMIDRGPDSVKCLQLIHEKWFRAVRGNHEQMALDGLDNNDFSLWTINGGIWFSHLERDQQQLALSLLDACRDLPHIIEITCANGLNVIAHADYPAAEYRWQKPVSAQRVLWNRDRLMGFMVGKGEGISGADHFWFGHTPVDRRYDFDNLHYIDTGAVFDGYFTLAQLQ; translated from the coding sequence ATGTATCAGCGAATTGAAGGTGGGATGTGGCGTCACGTCTGGGTTGTCAGCGATATACACGGTTGTTACCAGTGGCTTATGGATGAGCTTAAACGCCGTCACTTTAACCCGTATGAGGATTTACTTATTTCAGTCGGAGATATGATCGATCGTGGTCCTGATAGCGTTAAATGCCTGCAGTTAATTCATGAAAAATGGTTTCGTGCCGTGCGGGGAAACCATGAGCAAATGGCTCTCGACGGTCTGGATAATAACGATTTTTCTCTCTGGACGATAAATGGCGGAATATGGTTTTCGCATCTTGAACGCGACCAGCAACAGCTTGCCCTGTCGTTGCTCGACGCCTGTCGCGATTTACCGCATATCATCGAGATAACCTGTGCGAACGGTTTGAACGTGATTGCCCATGCTGATTATCCGGCCGCGGAATACCGGTGGCAAAAACCGGTTAGCGCCCAGCGCGTCTTATGGAACCGCGACAGGCTAATGGGATTTATGGTGGGCAAAGGAGAGGGCATCAGCGGTGCGGATCATTTCTGGTTCGGACATACGCCCGTCGACAGAAGGTATGATTTTGACAATCTCCACTACATTGATACGGGGGCTGTTTTCGATGGTTACTTTACGCTGGCGCAGCTGCAGTAA
- a CDS encoding YebV family protein — translation MTKTSVRIGAFEIDDAELRGEAQGDRTLSIPCKSDPDLCMQLDAWDADTSVPAILDGEHSVLYREHYDSKTDAWVMRLA, via the coding sequence ATGACGAAAACCAGCGTGCGTATTGGCGCTTTTGAGATCGACGACGCAGAGCTGCGCGGCGAAGCACAAGGCGATCGAACGTTAAGTATTCCCTGCAAATCCGACCCGGATTTGTGCATGCAGCTCGATGCATGGGATGCAGACACCAGCGTCCCGGCAATACTTGATGGCGAACATTCTGTCCTTTACCGTGAGCATTACGATAGTAAAACCGATGCCTGGGTCATGCGTCTTGCCTGA
- the exoX gene encoding exodeoxyribonuclease X, with amino-acid sequence MLRVIDTETCDLQGGIVEVASVDVVDGKIVNPMSHLVRPDRPISPQAMAIHRITESMVADKPWIEEIIPHYYGSPWYVAHNASFDRRVLPEMPGEWICTMKLARRLWPGIKYSNMALYKSRKLSVRTPEGLHHHRALYDCYITAALLIDIMNISGWTPDDMATITGRPALLTTFTFGKYRGKPVSEVADKDPGYLRWLYNNLDRMSPELRLTLKHYLGEA; translated from the coding sequence ATGCTGCGCGTCATCGATACCGAAACTTGCGATCTTCAGGGCGGAATTGTGGAAGTGGCCTCTGTCGACGTGGTTGATGGTAAAATCGTCAACCCAATGAGCCATCTGGTGCGCCCCGATCGCCCCATCAGCCCTCAGGCGATGGCTATCCATCGCATTACCGAATCGATGGTGGCGGATAAGCCGTGGATCGAAGAGATCATTCCCCACTACTACGGTAGCCCGTGGTACGTCGCGCATAACGCCAGCTTTGACCGCCGGGTGTTACCTGAAATGCCGGGGGAATGGATTTGTACCATGAAGCTGGCACGTCGTCTCTGGCCGGGGATTAAATACAGCAATATGGCGCTGTATAAATCCCGCAAGCTCAGCGTTCGTACCCCTGAAGGGCTTCACCACCACCGCGCCCTGTATGACTGCTATATCACCGCAGCGTTACTGATTGATATTATGAATATCTCCGGCTGGACGCCGGATGATATGGCGACGATCACCGGACGCCCCGCGCTACTAACTACGTTTACCTTTGGTAAATATCGCGGGAAGCCGGTGTCCGAGGTGGCGGATAAAGATCCGGGCTATTTGCGCTGGCTGTATAACAACCTCGACAGAATGAGCCCGGAGCTGCGCCTGACGCTAAAGCACTATCTGGGCGAAGCTTAA
- the purT gene encoding formate-dependent phosphoribosylglycinamide formyltransferase — protein MIRLGTALRPAATRVMLLGSGELGKEVAIECQRLGVEVIAVDRYADAPAMHVAHRSYVINMLDGDALRELITREKPDFVVPEIEAIATDTLIALEQEGQRVVPCAKAAKLTMNREGIRRLAAEELGLPTSSYRFAGDKASFLKAVEEIGYPCIVKPVMSSSGKGQSFIRDSSTLDNAWDYAQQGGRAGAGRAIVEGVVKFDFEITLLTVSAVDGVHFCDPIGHRQEDGDYRESWQPQQMSALALERAQAIARKTVLALGGYGLFGVELFVCGDEVIFSEVSPRPHDTGMVTLISQDLSEFALHVRAFLGLPVGGVRQYGPAASAVILPQLTSQNVTFDNVDGAVGAGLQVRLFGKPEIDGTRRLGVALATGDNVDDAVARAKAAAANVKVAG, from the coding sequence ATGATTCGTTTAGGAACTGCGCTGCGACCTGCGGCGACGCGAGTGATGCTGTTGGGATCGGGCGAGCTGGGGAAAGAGGTCGCCATTGAGTGCCAGCGTTTAGGCGTGGAAGTCATTGCCGTAGACCGTTACGCCGACGCACCCGCCATGCACGTCGCCCACCGTTCTTATGTGATTAACATGCTGGATGGCGATGCCCTTCGCGAGCTGATTACGCGCGAGAAACCCGATTTTGTCGTACCGGAAATTGAAGCCATTGCCACAGATACGCTGATCGCTCTGGAGCAGGAGGGCCAGCGCGTGGTGCCCTGCGCGAAAGCCGCAAAGCTGACCATGAACCGCGAAGGCATTCGTCGCCTGGCAGCGGAAGAGCTGGGATTGCCCACCTCAAGCTACCGTTTTGCTGGCGATAAGGCCTCATTCCTGAAGGCCGTCGAGGAGATTGGTTATCCGTGCATCGTTAAGCCGGTGATGAGTTCCTCCGGAAAAGGACAGAGCTTTATTCGCGACAGCAGCACCCTGGATAACGCCTGGGATTATGCCCAGCAGGGTGGCCGTGCCGGCGCCGGTCGCGCGATCGTCGAAGGCGTCGTGAAGTTTGATTTTGAAATCACCCTGCTGACCGTCAGCGCCGTTGACGGCGTCCATTTCTGCGACCCGATTGGCCACCGTCAGGAAGATGGCGATTACCGCGAGTCCTGGCAGCCGCAGCAGATGAGCGCCCTGGCGCTGGAACGTGCTCAGGCGATCGCCCGTAAAACCGTCCTGGCGCTGGGCGGCTATGGCCTGTTCGGCGTGGAGCTGTTTGTGTGCGGTGATGAGGTGATTTTCAGCGAAGTCTCCCCTCGCCCGCATGACACCGGCATGGTCACTCTGATTTCGCAGGATCTCTCCGAGTTCGCCCTGCACGTGCGCGCGTTCCTCGGCCTGCCCGTCGGCGGTGTGCGTCAGTATGGCCCGGCCGCCTCGGCGGTGATCCTGCCGCAGTTAACCAGCCAGAACGTCACGTTTGATAACGTCGACGGGGCGGTGGGTGCAGGATTGCAGGTACGTTTGTTCGGCAAGCCGGAGATCGACGGAACCCGTCGTCTTGGCGTGGCATTAGCCACCGGGGATAACGTTGACGACGCCGTGGCGAGAGCGAAAGCGGCCGCTGCAAACGTCAAGGTTGCAGGATAA
- a CDS encoding tellurite resistance TerB family protein: MSGWLNQLQSLLGQKTSSSGERGLSKLLVPGALGGLAGLLVANKSSRKLLAKYGTGALLAGGGAIAGTVLWNKYKDRVRTAHSDEPHYGEHTSPLDLRTERLILALVFAAKSDGHIDDKERMAIEQQLREAGVEEKGRTLVAQAIEQPLDPQRLAQSVKNEEEALELYFLSCAAIDIDHFMERSYLNALGDALKIPQDVREGIERDIREQKQALQG; encoded by the coding sequence ATGTCTGGCTGGTTAAATCAACTGCAATCCCTGTTAGGGCAGAAAACATCGTCTTCCGGCGAGCGGGGCCTCAGTAAACTGCTAGTACCCGGGGCGCTCGGCGGGCTGGCAGGCCTGCTGGTCGCGAATAAATCCTCGCGCAAGCTCCTGGCAAAGTACGGCACAGGTGCGCTGCTGGCTGGCGGAGGCGCCATTGCGGGCACCGTCCTGTGGAATAAATACAAGGACAGGGTCAGGACCGCGCACAGCGATGAACCGCATTATGGCGAGCACACCTCGCCGCTGGATCTGCGTACCGAACGGCTAATCCTTGCGCTGGTTTTTGCCGCGAAAAGTGACGGGCATATTGACGATAAAGAACGAATGGCGATCGAACAGCAGCTGCGTGAAGCAGGCGTTGAAGAGAAGGGCAGAACACTGGTGGCGCAGGCGATTGAACAGCCGCTCGATCCGCAGCGTCTTGCCCAAAGCGTGAAAAATGAGGAAGAGGCGCTGGAGCTCTATTTCCTCAGCTGCGCCGCCATCGATATCGATCATTTTATGGAGCGGAGCTACCTTAACGCCCTCGGCGATGCGTTAAAGATCCCTCAGGACGTGCGCGAGGGAATTGAGCGAGATATCCGGGAACAAAAACAGGCGCTACAGGGATAG
- a CDS encoding DNA polymerase III subunit theta, producing MKINLATLPQDEMDKVNVDLAAAGVAFKERYNMPIVAEVVEREQPAHLRDWFRERLIAHRLASVNLSRLPYEPKVK from the coding sequence ATGAAGATTAATCTGGCCACCCTTCCGCAGGACGAGATGGATAAAGTGAATGTCGATCTCGCTGCCGCAGGCGTCGCGTTCAAAGAGCGTTACAACATGCCCATTGTGGCTGAAGTCGTGGAACGGGAACAACCCGCCCATCTGCGCGACTGGTTTCGCGAAAGATTAATCGCCCACCGCCTTGCCTCGGTCAACCTCTCCCGTTTACCGTACGAGCCTAAAGTTAAATAA
- the yobA gene encoding CopC domain-containing protein YobA: MGFSASRAVCALVFVASTMMTPSVLAHAHLKQQSPAADSVVTAPQALTLNFSEGIEPGFSGVVVTDAQKQVIKTGTAMRDEKNKAQLTVPLEQTLASGTYRVDWHVVSVDGHKTTGSYRFSVK; encoded by the coding sequence ATGGGTTTCTCCGCTTCCCGCGCGGTATGCGCACTGGTTTTTGTGGCCTCGACAATGATGACGCCCTCCGTGCTGGCACATGCACATCTTAAACAGCAGAGCCCGGCAGCAGACAGCGTAGTGACCGCGCCGCAGGCGCTAACGCTAAATTTTTCGGAAGGTATTGAACCTGGTTTTAGCGGTGTGGTGGTAACGGATGCGCAAAAGCAGGTCATCAAAACGGGAACCGCTATGCGCGACGAAAAGAACAAGGCTCAGCTCACCGTTCCGCTGGAACAAACGCTGGCGTCAGGAACTTACCGGGTGGACTGGCACGTGGTCTCCGTGGACGGACATAAAACCACAGGCAGCTATCGCTTTAGCGTGAAATAG
- a CDS encoding VirK/YbjX family protein: protein MSNTHLHNDVFYPHRTNIISELVNGKRVPGPIWRKREYRLKFLLRSLLFWSSTHRMLEALSGRDDFDKLLASQITLPSKTHRQYLMRGLTANDRADAIVSHYYWIDSLRESGLAQAMTSPQEQPVAHFHAKDGVIYTVNASSAGKAEREGESTLWLRDSEDTLLASLTFSVARSNGQQVMVIGGLQGPRRSVSRDVIKQATRACHGLFPKRVLMEVLFQLAAQSSVRAIFAVSDEGHVFRALRYRLSKGRHFHASYDEFWASLDGKKLSSFCWQLPLQMERKSLEEIASKKRAEYRRRFELLDEIEASVKSHF, encoded by the coding sequence GTGTCTAATACGCACCTGCATAACGATGTTTTTTATCCGCATCGCACAAATATTATTTCCGAACTGGTGAACGGCAAACGCGTGCCGGGGCCAATCTGGCGGAAACGCGAATATCGTCTGAAGTTCCTTTTACGCTCGCTTCTGTTCTGGTCTTCTACGCATCGCATGCTGGAAGCCCTTTCCGGGCGCGACGATTTCGACAAACTGCTGGCCTCTCAAATTACGTTGCCCAGCAAGACCCACCGGCAGTATCTGATGCGCGGCCTAACGGCTAACGATCGCGCCGACGCTATTGTTAGCCATTATTACTGGATTGATAGCCTGAGAGAGAGCGGTCTCGCCCAGGCCATGACCAGCCCTCAGGAGCAACCCGTTGCGCATTTCCATGCCAAAGACGGTGTTATCTATACGGTCAATGCGTCCTCTGCGGGAAAAGCCGAGCGTGAAGGCGAAAGCACGCTGTGGCTACGCGACAGCGAGGATACGCTGCTGGCCAGCCTGACCTTTAGCGTCGCGCGCAGCAATGGTCAGCAGGTCATGGTCATTGGCGGGCTTCAGGGACCCCGTCGCAGCGTATCGAGAGACGTTATTAAGCAGGCCACCCGCGCCTGTCACGGCCTGTTCCCTAAGCGCGTGTTGATGGAAGTCCTCTTCCAGCTGGCTGCGCAGTCATCTGTCCGGGCGATTTTTGCCGTCAGCGATGAAGGACACGTTTTCCGCGCGTTGCGATATCGCCTGAGTAAAGGTCGCCATTTCCACGCCAGCTACGATGAATTTTGGGCATCTCTGGACGGTAAAAAACTTTCAAGCTTCTGCTGGCAACTGCCGCTGCAAATGGAGCGTAAATCCCTTGAAGAGATTGCCAGTAAAAAACGTGCCGAATATCGCCGTCGCTTTGAGCTGCTCGATGAAATAGAGGCATCGGTTAAATCACACTTCTAG
- a CDS encoding YebY family protein, with the protein MKKTVLSLILLACTGSALAAPQVITVSRFEVGKDKWAFNREEVMLTCRPGHALYAINPSTLVQYPLNDTAEQQVASGKSSGQPISIIQIDDPSHPGQKMSLAPFIERADKLC; encoded by the coding sequence ATGAAAAAGACAGTACTTTCTCTCATATTGCTGGCCTGTACGGGGAGCGCGCTTGCCGCACCGCAGGTTATCACCGTGAGCCGTTTTGAAGTGGGTAAAGACAAATGGGCGTTCAATCGCGAAGAGGTAATGCTGACCTGCCGTCCAGGCCATGCGCTGTATGCGATTAACCCGAGCACGCTGGTGCAATACCCGCTGAATGATACCGCAGAGCAGCAGGTAGCCAGCGGCAAGAGCAGCGGCCAGCCGATTAGCATTATTCAGATCGATGACCCGTCCCATCCGGGCCAAAAAATGAGTCTGGCACCGTTTATCGAGCGCGCCGACAAGCTCTGCTAA
- the copD gene encoding copper homeostasis membrane protein CopD, with amino-acid sequence MLALCYIGLRFIHFGALMLVFGNALYGVWFAPSSLHRLMSRRFQSQQKVAALASLAAAVLMFMLQGGLMGNGWGDVFAPPVWYSVMGTRFGGVWLWQMILAALTVSAAWLAPLKGSRLLLLAMGQLILLAGVGHAAMNDGPVGALQRLNYAFHLICAATWLGGLLPLLFCMRLAKGRWQNAAIFTMMRFSRVGHYAVAGVLLTGVINALMILGLDIPWQAGYVQFLLFKCALVALMVVIALANRYFLVPRFRPESGRAQQIFIRMTQAEVVLGALVLATVSLFATWEPF; translated from the coding sequence ATGCTGGCGCTGTGTTATATCGGATTACGCTTTATCCATTTCGGGGCGCTGATGCTGGTGTTTGGCAATGCCCTTTACGGCGTCTGGTTTGCGCCTTCGTCTCTCCACCGTCTTATGTCCCGGCGTTTTCAGTCGCAGCAGAAAGTGGCGGCCCTGGCGAGCCTGGCAGCAGCAGTTCTGATGTTTATGCTGCAGGGCGGATTAATGGGTAACGGCTGGGGAGATGTGTTTGCTCCACCGGTCTGGTACAGCGTGATGGGGACCCGGTTTGGCGGCGTCTGGCTGTGGCAGATGATTCTCGCTGCGCTGACGGTCAGTGCAGCATGGCTCGCGCCGCTGAAAGGTTCGCGGCTGCTGCTGCTCGCAATGGGACAGCTTATCCTGCTGGCTGGGGTAGGGCACGCGGCGATGAATGACGGTCCGGTGGGGGCGTTGCAGCGTCTTAATTATGCTTTTCACCTGATCTGCGCCGCAACCTGGCTTGGCGGATTACTGCCTCTGCTGTTCTGCATGCGTCTGGCGAAGGGGCGCTGGCAGAATGCCGCCATCTTTACCATGATGCGCTTCTCGCGCGTGGGCCATTACGCCGTAGCGGGCGTGCTGCTCACCGGGGTGATAAATGCACTCATGATACTGGGACTGGATATTCCCTGGCAGGCTGGCTACGTACAGTTTTTGTTGTTCAAATGTGCGCTGGTGGCGTTGATGGTGGTAATTGCGCTGGCAAATCGGTATTTTCTGGTGCCACGGTTTCGTCCGGAGAGCGGGCGAGCACAACAGATTTTTATCAGGATGACACAGGCAGAAGTGGTGCTGGGGGCGCTGGTGCTGGCAACGGTCAGTCTGTTCGCCACCTGGGAACCCTTCTGA
- the rsmF gene encoding 16S rRNA (cytosine(1407)-C(5))-methyltransferase RsmF, which produces MAQNSVFLPELFLAQMREALPSHLSLDDFIAACQRPLRRSIRVNTLKISVDDFLALVSPYGWQLTPVPWCAEGFWIERDDEASLPLGSTAEHLSGLFYIQEASSMLPVAALFADGNAPERVMDVAAAPGSKTTQIAARMGNNGAILANEFSASRVKVLHANISRCGIHNVALTHFDGRVFGAALPEAFDAILLDAPCSGEGVVRKDPDALKNWSVESNLEIAATQRELIDSAFHALRPGGTLVYSTCTLNRDENEDVCLWLKAQYPDAVEFLPLNDLFASAHEAVTPEGFLHVFPQIYDCEGFFVARLRKTQAVEPLPAPKFKVGNFPFAPLKGRDAAQLEAAVKKVGLVWDESLHPWMRDKEIWLFPAQIEPLIGKVRFSRIGIRLAEVHNKGYRWQHEAVIALAGRENTFALTHQEAEEWYRGRDVYPDSTPPGDEVIVTYQGYPLGLAKKVGSRLKNSYPRELVRDGRLFTGNDRTA; this is translated from the coding sequence GTGGCTCAAAACTCCGTATTTCTTCCTGAACTATTCCTGGCGCAGATGCGCGAGGCGCTTCCTTCTCACCTGTCGTTAGACGATTTTATCGCCGCCTGCCAGCGTCCGTTACGCAGAAGTATTCGCGTCAACACGCTGAAAATCAGCGTCGATGATTTTCTGGCGCTGGTCTCGCCGTACGGCTGGCAGCTTACGCCGGTACCGTGGTGCGCCGAAGGGTTCTGGATCGAACGCGATGACGAAGCCTCACTGCCGCTGGGCAGTACCGCTGAACATCTGAGCGGCCTGTTCTATATTCAGGAAGCCAGCTCGATGCTGCCCGTGGCCGCCCTGTTCGCCGATGGCAATGCGCCTGAACGCGTGATGGATGTTGCCGCGGCGCCCGGCTCAAAAACTACGCAAATTGCCGCCCGGATGGGTAACAACGGGGCGATCCTTGCCAACGAGTTTTCCGCCAGCCGCGTGAAGGTGTTGCATGCCAACATTAGCCGCTGCGGTATTCATAACGTTGCCCTGACCCACTTCGACGGACGCGTGTTTGGCGCCGCCCTGCCGGAAGCCTTCGATGCCATTCTGCTGGATGCCCCCTGCTCCGGCGAAGGAGTGGTGCGTAAAGATCCCGATGCGTTAAAGAACTGGTCCGTGGAAAGCAACCTTGAGATCGCCGCCACGCAGCGAGAGCTGATTGATAGCGCATTTCACGCCCTGCGCCCTGGCGGCACGCTGGTCTATTCAACTTGCACCCTAAATCGCGATGAAAACGAAGATGTTTGCCTGTGGCTGAAAGCACAATATCCGGATGCGGTTGAGTTTCTGCCGCTGAACGATCTGTTTGCCTCGGCACATGAAGCCGTCACGCCTGAAGGTTTCCTCCACGTGTTCCCGCAGATTTACGACTGCGAAGGGTTCTTTGTGGCGCGTCTGCGTAAAACGCAGGCCGTTGAGCCCCTGCCCGCACCTAAATTTAAGGTCGGCAACTTCCCGTTTGCCCCTCTTAAAGGTCGCGATGCGGCACAGCTTGAAGCCGCCGTCAAAAAGGTTGGGCTGGTCTGGGATGAGAGCCTGCACCCCTGGATGCGTGATAAAGAGATATGGCTGTTCCCGGCACAGATCGAGCCGCTCATCGGAAAGGTCCGTTTCTCCCGAATCGGCATCCGCCTGGCGGAAGTGCACAATAAAGGGTATCGCTGGCAGCATGAGGCCGTTATCGCCCTTGCCGGACGCGAAAATACCTTTGCCCTGACGCATCAGGAAGCGGAAGAGTGGTACCGTGGTCGCGATGTCTATCCGGACAGCACGCCACCAGGCGATGAGGTAATTGTGACGTATCAGGGATACCCGCTCGGGTTGGCGAAAAAGGTTGGCTCAAGGCTGAAAAACAGCTATCCGCGCGAGCTGGTTCGGGATGGACGACTGTTTACCGGTAACGATCGCACGGCCTGA
- the ptrB gene encoding oligopeptidase B → MPPKARRTPYAIAMHGDTRIDNYYWLRDDSRSVPDVLDYLHAENDYGRKVMSSQQTLQDQLLNEMVQRIPQRDISAPWTKNGYRYRHIYEPGNEYPIYQRQSVLSAEWDAWDILLDANQRAAHSEFYTLGGMSISPDNAVMALAEDYLSRRQYGLRFRNLETGNWYPEMLENVSPDFVWANDSETVYYVKKHASTLLPYQVWRHTVGTDSADDELVYEEKDETFYVSLHKTSSRHYVIIFLASATTSEVLLLDAELPDAQPLCFLPRRKDHEYSLDHFQHSFYLRSNREGKNFGLYKTKVRDERKWEVLIPARDQVMLEGFTLFTDWLVVEERQRGLTSIRQINRKTREVVGIAFDDPAYVTWIGFNPEPESSRLRYGYSSMTTPDTLFELDMDTGQRQVIKQTEVKGFESENYRSEHLWVTARDGVEVPVSLVYHKAYFQKGKNPILVYGYGSYGSSMDADFSSSRLSLLDRGFVFAIAHIRGGGELGQHWYEDGKFLKKKNTFNDYLDVCDALIDQGYGDPQLCFGMGGSAGGMLMGAVINQRPERFKGIVAQVPFVDVVTTMLDESIPLTTGEFEEWGNPQDEMYYRYMKEYSPYDNVEAKAYPHMLVTTGLHDSQVQYWEPAKWVAKLRELKTDDNLLLLCTDMDSGHGGKSGRFKSYEGVALEYAFLIGLAQDTLPGRAER, encoded by the coding sequence ATGCCACCGAAAGCCCGACGTACTCCTTACGCGATCGCCATGCATGGCGATACGCGTATAGACAACTATTACTGGCTGCGGGACGATTCACGTTCCGTGCCAGACGTACTCGACTACCTGCACGCGGAAAACGACTATGGCCGCAAGGTCATGTCCAGCCAGCAGACGCTTCAGGACCAGCTGCTGAATGAAATGGTGCAGCGTATTCCCCAGCGCGATATCTCCGCGCCCTGGACCAAAAACGGCTATCGCTACCGGCATATTTACGAGCCCGGCAACGAGTATCCCATCTACCAGCGTCAGTCGGTCCTGAGCGCCGAATGGGATGCGTGGGATATTCTGCTGGATGCCAACCAGCGCGCGGCCCACAGCGAGTTTTATACGCTTGGCGGCATGTCCATTTCGCCGGATAACGCGGTGATGGCGCTGGCGGAGGATTACCTCTCCCGCCGCCAGTACGGCCTGCGGTTTCGCAATCTGGAGACCGGTAACTGGTATCCGGAAATGCTGGAAAACGTCTCCCCGGATTTTGTCTGGGCGAACGATTCCGAGACGGTTTACTACGTCAAAAAGCACGCGTCGACGCTGCTGCCTTACCAGGTGTGGCGACATACTGTGGGAACGGACTCCGCTGACGACGAGCTGGTTTATGAAGAGAAAGACGAAACGTTTTATGTCAGCCTGCATAAAACTTCCTCACGCCACTATGTGATTATCTTCCTTGCCAGCGCGACGACGTCGGAAGTTCTGCTGCTGGATGCTGAACTGCCCGATGCCCAGCCGCTCTGTTTCCTGCCTCGCCGCAAGGATCACGAGTACAGCCTGGATCACTTCCAGCACAGCTTCTATTTGCGCTCCAATCGCGAGGGCAAAAACTTCGGTCTCTATAAAACCAAAGTGCGCGATGAGCGCAAGTGGGAGGTGCTTATCCCCGCGCGGGATCAGGTGATGCTCGAAGGGTTCACCCTGTTTACCGACTGGCTGGTAGTGGAAGAGCGTCAGCGCGGGTTGACCAGTATCCGGCAAATCAACCGTAAAACCCGGGAAGTTGTGGGGATTGCGTTCGACGACCCGGCCTATGTGACGTGGATTGGTTTCAACCCTGAACCCGAATCGTCGCGGTTGCGCTACGGCTACTCTTCCATGACCACGCCGGACACCCTGTTTGAGCTGGATATGGATACCGGGCAGCGTCAGGTGATTAAACAGACCGAGGTAAAAGGGTTTGAGTCCGAAAACTACCGCAGCGAGCACCTGTGGGTTACCGCCCGGGATGGCGTCGAGGTCCCTGTCTCGCTCGTCTATCACAAAGCCTATTTCCAGAAAGGCAAAAACCCGATCCTGGTGTACGGCTACGGCTCGTATGGCTCAAGCATGGACGCCGATTTCAGCAGCAGCCGATTAAGCCTGCTCGATCGCGGTTTTGTTTTCGCCATCGCCCATATTCGCGGCGGCGGTGAGCTGGGGCAGCACTGGTATGAAGACGGGAAATTCCTGAAAAAGAAAAACACCTTCAATGACTACCTCGACGTCTGCGATGCGCTGATTGATCAGGGCTACGGGGATCCGCAGCTTTGCTTTGGAATGGGCGGAAGCGCGGGGGGAATGCTGATGGGAGCGGTGATCAACCAGCGCCCCGAACGCTTTAAGGGGATTGTCGCGCAGGTTCCGTTTGTCGATGTGGTCACGACCATGCTCGATGAATCCATTCCGCTGACGACCGGGGAATTTGAAGAGTGGGGAAATCCGCAGGATGAGATGTACTACCGCTATATGAAAGAGTACAGCCCGTACGATAACGTAGAGGCGAAAGCCTATCCCCATATGCTGGTCACCACCGGTTTGCATGATTCTCAGGTGCAGTACTGGGAGCCGGCAAAATGGGTGGCGAAACTGCGGGAGCTGAAAACCGATGACAATCTGCTGCTGCTGTGTACCGACATGGATTCCGGACACGGGGGGAAATCGGGACGGTTTAAATCGTACGAAGGGGTTGCCCTTGAATATGCCTTTCTGATAGGCCTGGCGCAGGACACGCTGCCAGGCCGTGCGGAGCGTTAA
- a CDS encoding carbon-nitrogen hydrolase family protein gives MSHWNIAAAQYGGLHQSVDDHVTHHLRFIAEAARQRCDLLVFPELSLTGSGAPTLPPPPDDAQLEPLLNAAHFYQLTVIAGLPLEQDGQCQKGLVLFSPARHRILRYPQGRGASLVPGDKHLSIIDAHADSPNLDPRATLVTSCQSVGDNRWRQSISNLQRFAHKYAIAVLMANACGGSALWDEKGQLIVRADQGELLVTGTLGGEGWQGDIIPLG, from the coding sequence ATGTCACATTGGAATATTGCGGCAGCCCAGTATGGCGGGCTGCATCAGAGTGTGGATGACCATGTTACGCACCACCTGCGCTTCATCGCCGAAGCAGCACGGCAGCGCTGTGATTTGCTGGTCTTCCCTGAACTCTCATTAACGGGTTCTGGCGCGCCGACGCTACCTCCCCCGCCCGATGACGCGCAGCTGGAGCCGCTGCTTAACGCGGCACATTTTTACCAGCTTACCGTTATTGCGGGGCTCCCCCTGGAACAGGATGGGCAGTGCCAGAAAGGCCTTGTGCTGTTTTCGCCCGCTCGCCATCGCATTTTGCGTTATCCGCAAGGGCGCGGAGCCAGCCTGGTTCCGGGGGATAAACACCTTAGCATCATTGATGCGCATGCCGATTCCCCCAATCTCGATCCCAGGGCAACGCTTGTCACCAGCTGCCAGTCGGTGGGGGATAATCGCTGGCGACAGTCCATCAGTAACCTGCAGCGCTTCGCGCATAAATATGCTATTGCGGTGCTGATGGCGAACGCCTGCGGCGGCAGCGCGCTGTGGGATGAAAAAGGCCAGCTGATCGTCCGCGCGGATCAGGGCGAGCTTCTGGTGACCGGCACCCTCGGCGGAGAGGGTTGGCAAGGCGATATCATTCCTTTAGGCTAG